In the genome of Microbacterium saperdae, one region contains:
- a CDS encoding GNAT family N-acetyltransferase yields MQKQTLTTERLTLSAPTPDDVDAITAACQDPEIVRWTTVPSPYSRTDGEDFVRLMDEWWADGSQTIWAMRDGAELVGVIGLHHIVDHAAGGHAELGYWVTASARGRGYVGEASRAVVDWGFDELGLARIHWQAVVGNIPSARTARSLGFRYEGLKRQALTSGRGRDDGWIAGLLRSDDRTPVDWPILPN; encoded by the coding sequence ATGCAGAAGCAGACCCTCACCACCGAGCGCCTCACCCTCTCGGCACCCACGCCGGACGACGTCGATGCGATCACCGCTGCCTGCCAGGACCCGGAGATCGTGCGATGGACGACGGTTCCGAGCCCCTACAGCCGCACGGACGGCGAGGACTTCGTGCGGCTCATGGACGAGTGGTGGGCCGACGGGTCGCAGACGATCTGGGCGATGCGCGACGGCGCCGAGCTGGTCGGGGTGATCGGTCTGCACCACATCGTGGACCACGCCGCCGGCGGACATGCGGAACTCGGCTACTGGGTCACCGCCTCCGCCCGCGGCCGGGGGTACGTCGGCGAGGCCTCCCGCGCCGTGGTCGACTGGGGATTCGATGAGCTCGGGCTCGCCCGTATCCACTGGCAGGCGGTCGTGGGCAACATCCCTTCCGCGCGCACGGCACGATCGCTGGGCTTCCGCTACGAGGGACTGAAGCGTCAGGCGCTCACGAGCGGTCGCGGTCGCGACGACGGATGGATCGCCGGCCTGCTCCGCTCCGACGACCGCACACCCGTGGACTGGCCGATCCTCCCGAACTGA
- a CDS encoding Fpg/Nei family DNA glycosylase has product MPEMPEVQGLAVFLGERAVGRTITRTSVAAIAALKTYDPQITALHGVEITAAARRGKFIVLSCGADLHLVLHLAKAGWLRWYDALPATLIKPGKTPIALRVALDDGSGFDLTEAGTKKSLAVYVVRDPQEVPGIARLGPDPLDEDFSREAFAALLDGRRTQIKGLLRDQSVIAGIGNAYSDEILHAARMSPYAIAATLSPDDVDRLFTAMRQTLTEAVAEASGKPPADLKDAKRRGMQVHARRGETCPVCGDTVRSVFFADRSLEYCPTCQTGGKPLADRRLSRLLK; this is encoded by the coding sequence ATGCCGGAGATGCCGGAAGTACAAGGTTTGGCAGTGTTCCTCGGTGAGCGCGCCGTCGGACGCACGATCACGCGCACGAGCGTGGCCGCGATCGCCGCGCTGAAGACATACGACCCGCAGATCACCGCGCTGCACGGCGTCGAGATCACGGCCGCGGCGCGACGCGGCAAGTTCATCGTGCTCTCGTGCGGAGCAGACCTCCACCTCGTGCTCCATCTGGCCAAGGCCGGCTGGCTGCGCTGGTACGACGCGCTCCCCGCGACGCTCATCAAACCCGGAAAGACGCCGATCGCGCTGCGGGTCGCGCTGGATGACGGCAGCGGCTTCGATCTGACCGAGGCCGGGACCAAGAAGTCGCTCGCGGTGTACGTCGTGCGCGATCCGCAGGAGGTGCCGGGGATCGCGCGTCTCGGCCCTGACCCGCTCGATGAGGACTTCAGTCGGGAGGCGTTCGCCGCCCTGCTCGACGGGCGACGCACGCAGATCAAGGGCCTGCTGCGCGACCAGTCCGTCATCGCCGGCATCGGCAACGCCTACTCCGACGAGATCCTGCACGCCGCGCGCATGTCCCCGTATGCGATCGCCGCGACGCTCTCCCCCGACGACGTCGACCGTCTCTTCACGGCGATGCGGCAGACGCTGACCGAAGCCGTCGCCGAAGCGTCCGGCAAGCCCCCGGCAGATCTGAAGGACGCGAAGCGCCGAGGCATGCAGGTGCACGCCCGGCGCGGTGAGACATGTCCGGTCTGCGGAGACACGGTGCGCAGCGTGTTCTTCGCCGACCGTTCGCTCGAGTACTGCCCCACCTGCCAGACCGGTGGCAAACCGCTCGCCGACCGGCGGCTCTCGAGACTGCTCAAGTAG